One genomic region from Terriglobus aquaticus encodes:
- a CDS encoding UDP-3-O-(3-hydroxymyristoyl)glucosamine N-acyltransferase, with translation MPTLHELYDWIAEAGPAQPASSLAAPVNVQRVTSLVDATANAAVFASDAATLQQAIATEAALIFAPIGSSADDDRVLPVRDPRLAFTLLAHRLRRTPALGTHLTASIDPGAELAADVEIGPGAVVAAGVRIGAGSRIGARVVLERGITLGERVTVQSGAVLGSYGFGYARRPSGSYLLFPQQGTLVIEDDVEIGANSTIDRGALGETRIGAGTKIDNLVHIGHNCRIGRNVILAAQTGISGSTVVEDGAILGGQVGIGEHATVGPGVILGGGAGVLSGKKLFGAGQVFWGRPAQPLRQYLRDLARLRKGA, from the coding sequence ATGCCAACACTGCACGAACTGTATGACTGGATCGCAGAGGCCGGCCCGGCGCAGCCTGCCTCATCCCTAGCGGCACCCGTGAACGTCCAGCGCGTAACCAGTCTGGTCGACGCCACCGCGAACGCCGCCGTCTTCGCCAGTGATGCCGCGACGCTTCAACAAGCGATTGCGACAGAAGCCGCGCTCATCTTCGCGCCGATTGGCTCGTCCGCGGATGACGACCGCGTGCTCCCGGTCCGAGACCCGCGGCTCGCCTTCACCTTGCTTGCGCACCGCCTGCGCCGCACCCCTGCGCTCGGCACCCACCTTACCGCGTCCATCGATCCGGGCGCCGAACTCGCGGCTGACGTCGAGATCGGTCCTGGCGCTGTGGTCGCTGCTGGCGTGCGCATCGGGGCAGGCTCGCGCATCGGCGCGCGCGTCGTCCTGGAGCGGGGAATCACTCTGGGTGAGCGCGTCACCGTGCAGTCCGGTGCGGTCCTCGGCTCCTATGGCTTCGGCTACGCGCGGCGACCCTCCGGAAGCTACCTTCTGTTCCCGCAGCAGGGCACACTCGTCATCGAGGACGACGTCGAGATTGGCGCAAACAGCACCATAGACCGCGGCGCGTTGGGCGAGACCCGCATCGGCGCGGGCACCAAGATCGACAATCTCGTCCACATCGGTCACAACTGCCGCATCGGACGCAACGTCATCCTCGCCGCACAAACCGGCATCAGTGGTTCGACCGTGGTGGAAGACGGTGCCATCCTGGGAGGCCAGGTCGGAATCGGCGAGCACGCCACCGTGGGTCCGGGCGTCATCCTGGGCGGCGGTGCCGGTGTCCTCAGCGGCAAAAAGCTGTTCGGAGCGGGGCAGGTCTTCTGGGGGCGTCCCGCGCAGCCACTGCGACAGTACCTGCGCGACCTCGCCCGCCTTCGCAAAGGCGCTTGA
- a CDS encoding bifunctional homocysteine S-methyltransferase/methylenetetrahydrofolate reductase — MSANSNSRETDPFRARLASGKPLLCDGAMGTMFYARGVFINRCYDELNLSEPQLVRDLHEEYLAAGAEVIETNTFGANSVRLKRFDLQSKVAQINTAGVHLARAAADLYREKHAHQALVAGSIGPLGAPAGSLNPDAMQAVYAEQAAALASAGVDLFLIETATSLAEALAAVHAAHASAPNVPVVAMITVTDSGSMADGTTPEQAVAALQDAGVVIVGCNCSDGPNLVLQTLERMRGSTTLPLAAMPNAGVPNCVDGRSIYLSSPEYLGSFARKAARLGALLVGGCCGTTPAHIKAMRSSLRAIQAQAEGLQATSTAPTAPPVEPAPLGQRSRLGARIASGEFVAMVEIVPPRGIDCSKELAGARLLRDMGVHAINVPDSPRASARMSAGSLCVQLERECGGEHGVETVLHFTCRDRNLLGIQSDLLGAASLGLRNVLCLTGDPPKMGSYPDATAVFDVDAVGLTRIARDLNHGLDLGGQPIGQSTGFVLACAANPGVPDLDAEVRRFAAKVEAGAEFAITQPVFDLHQLEDFLRRIESFRIPVVAGIWPLTSVKNALFMRNDLKVHMPDEIIDRMGRCTTPEASREEGVRIAQEMLAVVRDSVQGVQVSAPFGRYELAAKVMANVLSPPNTQEAQLAEHV, encoded by the coding sequence TTGTCAGCCAATTCAAACTCCAGGGAAACGGATCCGTTCCGCGCCCGCCTCGCCTCCGGCAAGCCGTTGCTGTGCGACGGCGCCATGGGCACCATGTTCTATGCGCGCGGCGTCTTCATCAATCGCTGCTACGACGAGTTGAACCTCTCCGAGCCGCAACTGGTCCGCGACTTGCACGAGGAATACCTGGCGGCCGGTGCGGAGGTGATCGAGACCAACACCTTTGGCGCCAACTCCGTTCGCCTGAAGCGCTTCGACCTGCAGTCAAAGGTGGCGCAGATCAACACCGCCGGCGTCCACTTGGCCCGTGCCGCCGCAGATCTGTATCGCGAAAAGCACGCGCACCAAGCGCTGGTAGCCGGTTCCATCGGCCCTCTCGGTGCCCCTGCCGGTTCGTTGAACCCCGACGCCATGCAGGCGGTCTATGCGGAGCAGGCGGCAGCGCTCGCCTCCGCCGGAGTCGACCTGTTCCTCATCGAAACGGCAACCAGCCTCGCGGAGGCGCTTGCCGCCGTGCACGCTGCCCATGCCTCCGCGCCGAACGTGCCTGTGGTCGCCATGATCACCGTTACCGACAGCGGCAGCATGGCCGACGGCACCACACCGGAGCAGGCCGTAGCCGCGCTCCAGGACGCGGGTGTGGTTATCGTCGGCTGTAACTGCAGCGATGGCCCCAACCTGGTTCTGCAAACCCTGGAACGCATGCGCGGCAGCACCACGCTTCCGTTGGCGGCCATGCCCAACGCCGGTGTCCCCAATTGCGTGGACGGCCGCAGCATCTATCTCAGCTCGCCCGAATACCTCGGCAGCTTTGCGCGCAAAGCCGCCCGCCTGGGCGCTCTTCTGGTGGGTGGCTGCTGTGGCACCACGCCGGCCCATATCAAGGCCATGCGCTCCTCGCTGCGCGCCATCCAGGCGCAGGCGGAGGGCCTGCAGGCCACCTCAACCGCGCCCACTGCGCCGCCGGTCGAGCCCGCGCCCTTGGGGCAACGGTCCCGCCTCGGTGCGCGCATCGCCAGCGGCGAGTTCGTCGCCATGGTCGAGATCGTTCCGCCGCGCGGCATCGATTGCAGCAAGGAACTCGCCGGCGCCCGATTGCTGCGCGACATGGGCGTCCACGCCATCAACGTGCCCGATTCTCCCCGCGCCAGCGCCCGCATGAGCGCTGGCAGCCTCTGCGTGCAACTGGAACGCGAGTGTGGCGGAGAGCACGGCGTGGAGACCGTCTTGCACTTCACCTGCCGCGACCGCAACCTGCTCGGGATCCAGAGCGATCTGCTTGGCGCGGCGTCGCTCGGCCTGCGCAATGTGCTGTGCCTCACGGGCGATCCGCCGAAGATGGGCAGCTACCCAGACGCAACCGCTGTCTTCGACGTCGACGCCGTCGGCCTGACCCGCATCGCCCGCGACCTGAACCACGGCCTCGACCTGGGCGGCCAGCCCATCGGCCAGTCCACCGGCTTTGTCCTCGCCTGCGCCGCGAACCCCGGTGTGCCCGATCTCGACGCCGAGGTCCGCCGCTTTGCCGCCAAAGTTGAAGCCGGCGCGGAGTTCGCCATCACCCAGCCCGTCTTCGACCTGCATCAGCTCGAAGACTTCCTCCGCCGCATCGAGAGCTTCCGCATTCCCGTGGTCGCCGGAATCTGGCCGCTCACCAGCGTCAAGAACGCGCTGTTTATGCGCAATGACCTCAAGGTCCACATGCCCGACGAAATCATCGACCGCATGGGCCGCTGCACCACACCAGAGGCCTCGCGCGAAGAGGGCGTCCGCATCGCGCAGGAGATGCTGGCGGTTGTCCGTGACAGCGTGCAGGGCGTTCAGGTCAGCGCTCCGTTCGGCCGCTATGAACTGGCCGCCAAGGTCATGGCAAACGTTCTATCGCCGCCGAACACCCAGGAGGCACAGCTTGCCGAACACGTTTGA
- the xseB gene encoding exodeoxyribonuclease VII small subunit — MPNTFEDNLKQLEAIVERLERGELGLEESLQLFEQGTHLSQQCKADLDAAEGRVQVLLQRGRERVAEDLDLNSPPTA; from the coding sequence TTGCCGAACACGTTTGAAGACAACCTGAAGCAACTGGAAGCGATCGTCGAACGACTGGAGCGCGGCGAACTTGGCCTGGAAGAATCGTTGCAGCTCTTCGAGCAGGGCACCCATCTGAGCCAGCAGTGCAAGGCCGACCTGGATGCCGCCGAAGGCCGGGTTCAGGTCCTGCTGCAGCGCGGCCGCGAACGCGTCGCTGAAGATCTGGACCTGAACAGCCCGCCCACAGCTTAG
- a CDS encoding (deoxy)nucleoside triphosphate pyrophosphohydrolase translates to MKNRIRRLGSNGGRSRASDGARPRTLRMVSAGLILREAEGRREVLICQRKADQPMALKWEFPGGKIEPGESAEQALRRELNEELGITAEIGEPVAQVRHNYRNGGAVDLQFFAVRRFEGEIDNRIFQEVRWSEFESLPGYDFLAADIGLVRDLAEGRIALEGGR, encoded by the coding sequence TTGAAGAACCGCATTCGCAGACTGGGCAGCAACGGCGGACGATCTCGCGCAAGCGATGGCGCGCGCCCGCGCACACTGCGGATGGTCTCGGCCGGGCTGATCCTGCGGGAAGCGGAAGGCCGGCGAGAGGTTCTGATCTGCCAGCGCAAGGCAGACCAACCCATGGCGCTGAAGTGGGAGTTTCCCGGCGGCAAGATCGAGCCGGGTGAGTCTGCGGAACAGGCGTTGCGGCGGGAGCTGAACGAAGAGCTTGGCATTACGGCCGAGATTGGCGAACCGGTAGCGCAGGTGCGGCACAACTATCGGAACGGCGGCGCGGTGGACCTGCAGTTCTTTGCCGTCCGGCGGTTTGAAGGCGAGATCGACAACCGCATCTTCCAGGAGGTGCGCTGGTCGGAGTTCGAATCGCTGCCGGGATACGACTTTCTTGCGGCAGACATCGGCCTGGTGCGAGACCTGGCAGAGGGTCGAATCGCGCTTGAGGGCGGTCGTTAG
- a CDS encoding HAD family hydrolase: MPETSSFAGDAPAAAGALTETEFLAAVRRAEPRIAVFDFDGTLWPGDAGSGFMDWSIETGLLRPERARTLQARHAAYHAGEVDEITICGEMVQIYSGIPENKIRDAADRYFREHVEPHLFPTMVSLVRELKAGGAEIWAVSSTNNWVIEAGVRDLGIVPDRVLAACIATENGLLTERLVDVPSDEKKAEALHRSGVRPDAVFGNSIHDLAMLEVARFPFAINPNEGLLPVARQRGWPVYFPSSSGPA; this comes from the coding sequence ATGCCTGAGACATCCTCCTTCGCTGGCGACGCGCCAGCCGCCGCCGGAGCCCTCACCGAAACCGAGTTCCTGGCCGCAGTGCGGCGGGCTGAGCCGCGCATTGCAGTCTTCGATTTTGACGGTACGCTCTGGCCCGGCGATGCAGGTTCGGGCTTCATGGACTGGTCTATCGAGACCGGGCTCTTGCGGCCGGAACGGGCGCGCACGCTGCAGGCCCGCCACGCCGCGTACCACGCGGGCGAGGTAGACGAGATCACGATCTGCGGAGAGATGGTGCAGATCTACAGCGGCATCCCCGAAAACAAGATTCGTGACGCGGCGGACCGGTACTTCCGGGAGCATGTGGAGCCCCACCTCTTTCCGACCATGGTCAGCCTGGTGCGCGAGCTGAAGGCAGGCGGCGCGGAGATCTGGGCCGTAAGTTCAACCAACAATTGGGTGATCGAGGCCGGCGTTCGCGATCTTGGAATTGTGCCGGACCGGGTGCTGGCCGCCTGCATCGCGACCGAAAACGGTCTGCTGACCGAGCGGCTGGTGGATGTTCCGAGCGATGAGAAGAAGGCCGAGGCGCTGCACCGCTCGGGTGTGAGGCCGGATGCGGTGTTCGGAAACAGCATCCACGACCTGGCCATGCTGGAGGTGGCGCGCTTCCCGTTTGCGATTAACCCCAACGAAGGCCTGCTGCCAGTGGCCCGGCAGCGGGGCTGGCCTGTGTACTTTCCGAGTTCCAGCGGGCCCGCGTAG
- the trxA gene encoding thioredoxin, which produces MAGQFVGEVNDAEFEQAVLKSEQPVLVDFWAAWCGPCRALAPVVDQVASEYQGKLKVMKMDVDRNNATPGRYGIRGIPALLLFKDGKLADQIVGYVPKDTIDKSVTKVLSEVIA; this is translated from the coding sequence ATGGCGGGTCAATTCGTCGGCGAAGTGAACGATGCGGAGTTCGAGCAGGCCGTGCTCAAGAGCGAACAGCCGGTTCTGGTGGATTTCTGGGCTGCCTGGTGTGGACCGTGTCGCGCGCTTGCCCCAGTGGTCGATCAGGTTGCCAGCGAGTACCAGGGCAAGCTCAAGGTCATGAAGATGGATGTGGACCGCAACAACGCCACGCCCGGCCGTTACGGCATTCGCGGCATCCCGGCGCTGCTGCTGTTCAAGGATGGCAAGCTGGCCGACCAGATCGTCGGCTACGTGCCCAAGGACACCATCGACAAGTCCGTAACCAAGGTGCTCAGCGAAGTGATCGCGTAA
- a CDS encoding hemolysin family protein: protein MLDWALFRLFTVAVLILANAFFVAAEFAVVSVRETRLEQMLAYNRVGAAAALRLKREIDDFLAANQLGVTLCSLALGWVGEQGVAEVLVQLLHRWHWFAHNAWLQQHTAALSHTLASVLAFTIITFLEVVLGEQVPKSLSLQKAERIALAIAGPMDIFIRLVRPAVRLLKRSTGLVLRLFRAPLRPETAEVHSPEEIKLIASATRSSGLLPEFQERLIHHAIDSEHVTVREIMTPRGRMFCLPSDMPVDLASARIVEEQHSRIPVYDPALGVEHIQGIVYSKDISRLMQLRRTLPAAYAGTGNLQSIMREALLVPETKSTAEVLQEFQRTRRQIAIVVDEFGSTVGLVTAEDALEQIVGEMDDEFDVQARGLAGAVGDRRVVDLDGTVPLRDLVTQLHWKIPRESGIETLAGFVLAQLGHLPAKGETFVRGSRRFTVLERDGRRISRVRVEHLESAAPVEHNRGAALA from the coding sequence ATGCTCGATTGGGCACTCTTCCGCCTGTTCACCGTCGCGGTCCTGATCCTCGCGAACGCCTTCTTTGTGGCCGCGGAGTTTGCCGTCGTCAGTGTTCGCGAGACCCGGCTGGAGCAGATGCTTGCCTACAACCGCGTGGGTGCCGCCGCGGCCCTGCGGCTCAAGCGCGAGATTGATGACTTCCTCGCCGCCAATCAGCTCGGGGTCACCTTGTGCTCGCTTGCCCTGGGCTGGGTGGGGGAACAGGGTGTGGCGGAAGTCCTCGTTCAACTGCTGCATCGCTGGCACTGGTTCGCGCACAACGCCTGGCTCCAGCAGCACACGGCTGCGCTGTCCCACACTCTCGCTTCTGTTCTCGCGTTCACTATCATCACCTTCCTGGAAGTCGTTCTCGGCGAGCAGGTACCGAAGTCCCTGTCCCTGCAAAAGGCCGAGCGCATCGCCCTGGCGATTGCCGGCCCCATGGACATCTTTATTCGCCTGGTCCGGCCCGCCGTGCGCCTGCTGAAGCGATCGACTGGGCTGGTCCTTCGCCTGTTCCGCGCGCCTCTCCGTCCGGAGACGGCCGAGGTCCACTCACCGGAAGAGATCAAACTGATCGCCTCAGCCACCCGCAGCAGCGGTCTGCTGCCAGAGTTTCAGGAGCGGCTGATCCACCACGCCATTGATTCCGAACACGTCACCGTCCGCGAGATTATGACGCCGCGCGGCCGCATGTTCTGCCTGCCGTCGGACATGCCTGTCGATCTCGCTTCGGCCCGCATCGTCGAGGAGCAGCACTCCCGCATTCCCGTGTACGATCCTGCGCTCGGCGTTGAACACATCCAGGGCATCGTCTATTCCAAGGACATCTCGCGCCTGATGCAGCTTCGCCGCACCCTGCCCGCCGCCTACGCCGGCACCGGCAACCTGCAATCGATCATGCGTGAAGCTCTGCTGGTGCCCGAGACCAAATCCACCGCCGAGGTTCTGCAGGAGTTCCAGCGCACTCGGCGCCAGATTGCTATTGTCGTCGACGAGTTCGGTTCCACCGTGGGCCTGGTCACCGCAGAAGACGCCCTGGAACAGATCGTCGGCGAGATGGACGACGAGTTCGACGTGCAGGCGCGCGGCCTCGCGGGAGCCGTGGGCGATCGGCGAGTCGTCGACCTAGATGGAACCGTTCCGCTGCGCGACCTTGTGACTCAGCTTCACTGGAAGATTCCTCGCGAAAGCGGCATCGAGACGCTCGCGGGCTTCGTCCTGGCACAGCTCGGCCACTTGCCGGCTAAAGGCGAGACGTTTGTGCGCGGCTCGCGCCGGTTTACCGTCCTGGAGCGCGACGGTCGGCGCATCAGCCGCGTTCGAGTCGAGCACCTGGAATCTGCCGCACCGGTCGAGCACAACCGTGGAGCTGCACTCGCGTGA
- a CDS encoding ABC transporter permease: MSRLPAVPASVRKVLLALPVLWVIVTLVFLLIHLVPGDPIAQMLGEGASSTDLSALRHAYGLDASLPVQYGRYLRGLLHADLGTSLRTHDPVLRLIAQRFPYTLLLSVCALVLALLLSIPGGVAAALHHGRRIDRAIGVVSLFGLSFPNFALGPILIIVFSIRFGWLPVSGAGAGPLLGRDTLLHLILPAVTLGLSLAAILTRMVRTSMLEELNQDYIRTARAKGLPERTILYRHALRNALIPVLTVVGLQFGSLLAGAIVTETVFSWPGLGRLTINSISNRDYAVVQGCTLVIGLTYLLANLLTDLAYRWANPRMRS, from the coding sequence GTGAGCCGTCTCCCCGCGGTCCCCGCATCTGTCCGCAAAGTTCTCCTCGCCCTTCCGGTGCTGTGGGTCATCGTCACGCTGGTGTTCCTGCTGATTCACCTGGTTCCCGGCGATCCCATTGCACAGATGCTGGGTGAAGGTGCAAGCAGCACCGATCTTTCCGCCTTGCGCCATGCCTACGGCCTCGACGCTTCGCTGCCCGTGCAATATGGCCGCTACCTGCGAGGCCTTCTGCATGCCGATCTGGGCACCTCTCTCCGCACTCACGACCCGGTCCTCAGGCTCATCGCGCAGCGCTTCCCCTACACGCTGCTGCTCAGTGTTTGCGCGCTGGTTCTGGCGCTGCTCCTGTCCATTCCCGGCGGAGTCGCAGCAGCCCTGCACCACGGTCGCCGCATCGACCGCGCCATCGGCGTGGTCAGCCTCTTCGGGCTCTCGTTCCCGAACTTCGCGCTCGGTCCCATCCTCATCATCGTGTTCTCCATCCGCTTTGGTTGGCTGCCCGTCTCGGGCGCCGGTGCGGGGCCGCTGTTGGGCAGGGACACACTCCTGCACCTCATACTTCCGGCTGTAACACTCGGCCTTTCGCTCGCTGCGATTCTGACGCGCATGGTGCGCACCAGCATGCTCGAGGAACTCAACCAGGACTACATCCGCACCGCCCGCGCCAAGGGACTTCCGGAGCGCACCATCCTCTACCGCCACGCCCTGCGCAATGCTCTAATCCCCGTGCTCACCGTCGTTGGGCTGCAGTTCGGGTCGCTGCTCGCCGGTGCCATCGTCACTGAGACCGTCTTCAGTTGGCCCGGCCTCGGGCGCCTCACCATCAACAGCATCAGCAATCGCGACTACGCCGTGGTGCAGGGATGCACGCTCGTCATCGGCCTTACCTACCTGCTCGCGAATTTGCTCACCGATCTCGCTTATCGCTGGGCTAACCCGCGCATGCGCTCCTAG
- a CDS encoding metallophosphoesterase family protein: protein MRSGAADTRIAVLSDTHGLLRDSVLPHLDGVNHILHAGDVGDPAILERLREFAPVTAIRGNIDHSGSCALLPAAELIEIGGTAFYLVHSLADLDIEPLAAGVQVVVTGHSHKPALEERRGVTYLNPGSVGPRRFKLPISMATVRLRAGEIAVEFLTLEE, encoded by the coding sequence ATGAGGAGTGGCGCTGCCGATACGCGTATTGCTGTTCTGAGCGACACCCACGGCCTGTTGCGGGACAGCGTGTTGCCGCACCTCGACGGTGTGAACCACATTCTGCACGCGGGCGATGTGGGTGATCCTGCCATCCTGGAGCGGCTGCGCGAGTTCGCGCCAGTCACGGCGATTCGCGGCAACATCGACCACAGCGGATCGTGTGCGCTGCTACCCGCGGCCGAGCTGATCGAGATCGGCGGCACAGCTTTCTACCTGGTGCATAGCCTGGCGGACCTGGACATCGAACCGCTCGCGGCGGGCGTGCAGGTCGTGGTGACCGGACATTCGCACAAGCCGGCGCTGGAGGAGCGGCGCGGCGTGACGTACCTGAACCCGGGCAGCGTGGGGCCGCGGCGATTCAAGCTGCCGATCAGCATGGCGACCGTGCGGTTGCGCGCAGGCGAGATTGCGGTGGAGTTCCTGACGCTGGAGGAGTAG